The Fictibacillus arsenicus genome contains a region encoding:
- a CDS encoding alpha/beta fold hydrolase, which produces MNIKADKYEFTSHDGTKIAAYDHGGSGEALIFLHYLGGSAPLWHPVIQHFLDKYRVVTYDMRGHGLSGQPDDGYTFEDTAKDLEAVMDFFSIKSAHLVGSSYGCMVGAYFASTRIDRVLSLVNSEGALVNNTGDDGLYDESFEEHIAKFRDQLDPEYDSVEAYKEYYKENWKPWNEARAYFVEHYVPRMKENGKVGPRTTGSTMEKIIAEIYYTNFLTWYEKVKCPVLFLPAETEGNLDKKERFIEKASKVLPFCRKVIIPGTTHLMMYDHEKELIQTIKEFYADIPVSVK; this is translated from the coding sequence ATGAACATTAAAGCGGATAAATATGAGTTTACATCGCATGACGGAACGAAGATTGCTGCATACGATCATGGAGGATCAGGAGAGGCTTTGATTTTCCTTCATTATTTAGGTGGGAGTGCACCATTATGGCATCCGGTTATCCAGCACTTTTTGGATAAATACCGGGTTGTGACTTATGACATGAGAGGACACGGTCTATCTGGCCAGCCAGATGACGGCTATACCTTTGAAGATACAGCTAAAGATTTAGAGGCAGTGATGGATTTCTTTTCGATTAAAAGTGCTCATCTTGTTGGAAGTTCTTATGGTTGTATGGTCGGGGCATATTTTGCTTCAACTCGTATTGACCGTGTACTGTCACTTGTAAATTCAGAAGGGGCTCTCGTTAATAATACAGGTGATGATGGGTTGTATGATGAATCGTTCGAAGAGCATATCGCAAAGTTTAGAGATCAATTAGATCCAGAGTATGATTCTGTAGAAGCGTATAAAGAATATTATAAAGAAAACTGGAAACCTTGGAATGAGGCAAGGGCTTATTTTGTGGAACACTATGTACCTCGTATGAAAGAAAACGGAAAAGTCGGGCCGCGCACAACGGGTAGTACGATGGAAAAGATTATCGCAGAAATTTATTACACGAACTTTTTAACCTGGTATGAGAAGGTAAAGTGTCCTGTCTTGTTCTTGCCAGCTGAAACAGAAGGAAATCTGGATAAAAAAGAGAGATTCATTGAAAAAGCTTCAAAGGTTCTTCCTTTTTGCAGAAAGGTCATCATTCCAGGAACGACTCATTTAATGATGTACGATCATGAAAAAGAACTTATTCAAACGATTAAAGAATTTTATGCTGATATTCCTGTCTCAGTCAAATAA